A region of the Arenicella xantha genome:
ATAGCGGTAATAAATGTGTAGAAGCTTAAGCTTATTCGTTGTCTATATAGGTGTTCGGCGTTTTGCTTGTTTATAATCTCGCCTTTAAGAATTAGACTCGCAACCTATGAACGAGCTTAACCAAAAATTGTCGAAAACCGCTTACATCTTAATTGTGGGAACGTTTGTCGCTACCTATTCGATTCTTACGTGGTACTTTTCCGCAACGGTAGGCCGCGTTGTCCTAGAAGGAAAGTTCCCAGTAGGTGCCGTGGTAACTCTTGAGTTTGAGAATTATTTTGGCGGCGTGGTGCGTCAGGAAATCGCCCTTGCGGATCGACCATTAAGGGATAAGCAGCGCGTCAGCACCGAACGCATAAATGCGCCAGTAAAACGATTCACTTTGGCATTCTCATTGGACAAGGTAAACACACCGCCAGGAAAGTCTGTGGTGAATCTCTATAATATTCAAATTGAGCAACCATTTTCAGATTTCACAGTGATTTCGAAAGCTCAATTACCCTCGTTCTTCGCTAGCGACAGCTTTTTCGGTGGTCGAAATTCATATATTCAACTAAAAGAAAACTCGGATCGATCGCAGTTAACGGCTGAGTTGGAGAGTATTCAAGCGTTGCCTCGGGCAGAATGGTATTGGTCAGTTTTTCCCGCCTTGTTCTTGTCTTTTATTGTTTGGTTGGTTGCACGTAATCACCGTTGGAGCGATATTCCAGCGTTCAGGGATATGTCGCTAGGTCGCAAGATTTCGACTCAAGCCGAGTTTGACAGCATCAATGGTATACGTGGTCTTGCCGCCTTATTAGTGTTATTTAGTCACGCCGCGCCGGGCTTTGAAGCCGTTAATATGGGGATCGCAATTCTATTTGTGATTAGCGGGTTCTTGCTGTCTAAACCGTTTGTGCTAAATCCTAGTCAAATATTTGATTGGCAAAAAGTTGAAAGCTACTTGGTAAAACGAATTAAGCGTATTTTGCCGATGTATTACACATTTATCTTTATTAGCTACGTGCTGACAATGGAGTTTGATACAGCGGCTAGGAATTTTCTTTTTGTTGAGGCTAGTGGTCACTTGTGGCCAATGACTCAGATCTTTGCCTTTTATATGCTGCTACCACTGGTGTTGTTGCTGACCACAGGATTGTTTCGAGTCAACAAATTACTGCCTGTCGTGGTGTTGTGCGCCGCTTCCTATTTGTGGCTGCAAACTATGTCGGATTGGCAACCGTTCTACAATGGGCGCTATTTTAAGGAGTTTTATCTATACGCGTTTCTCCTCGGTGTGGCTGGCGCCTACTTACATTTTGGTTTTGGTAAATTGATGTGGACTGATCGTTGGCCGAACTTGCTGGCATGTGTGGTGTTGGCAGCGTTAGTGCTTGCTATAGCGTGGTCGGCACCGGTTGCGCCGCCAGCTTTTATTCGTCCATTTATTGCATCGTTCTATGGCAAGTGTGTGGTGAGCTTGCTACTTATTATTCTCATTCTGCGTCTGTCACACACATGGTTGCGGTTACTTATAGCAAACCCGCTGTTCCGTTCAGTTGGTGTGGTGGGTTTTAGCTTTTACCTGCTACATGGGCTAGGCATGCAGATGGCAAATCATCTGTTGACCGCCGTATTAGGTATTAGCGAAACTGATCCTCGATCATGGACATTAGTGGTGCTGGCGTTCGCTATGACCTACCTCATGTCGCTCATAAGCTATTCGTATGTAGAGCGACCGTTTTTCGGTTATCGCGAAGCCCCTTTGAACACATCAAATCAAGGTTTTAAAGGATAGTAATCGGCCTTGACTGTTTTGGCGATTTCTCTGACCACAATGTCGTAGCCCTTAGGGTTGAGGTGACAGCAGTTGTCGACGTATAAGGTGTCCGGGATGTCTTTAAACATATACGTTAAGTCATAGAAGTGTATATTTTGCTGAATAAGCCTTTGGCTCTCTTTGATTAGGATCGGGAAAGTTTGTCGGTACACATTTCCGTATCCGCCCTTGGGGAGAATAGCGATGGCCTTTTCGGCCGGATTGAATAGCTTGGCGCCATCAATATACTGATTGGGTTGCAAGAAATGATAGTAGCGCGCGCCATTCCCTTCAGCTAAGTCGCGCATGGCCAACGAGCTGTCTACCCAAATCTTAGCAGCGTACTCTGCTACCGCTTCCGCTGATTCGAGATCAAAGTCTGGACCAAGTGCCTCATAGGCGAAGTCGCGGTTCTTGTCTGAAGGATTAAACAATTGATCAATTTCGGCATCGGCTTTAGCTATTCTATCTATGTAGCCTGGGTCCATGATTCGCCATAAAAAATTTATCATCGGGCTCCAGCGAACGGGGAAGGTGCTAGTCCACTCGGCTAGACCAGAACGACTCTCAAGAAGTTGAAACTTATGGCTATAGGCCCGCAAACCTGCTTTTGTCAGTGATGAGCTGACGCGGTGGTTCCATGATTTCGGGAAGGCCGGATGCAGCCCTGCGTCGCGCCAACCATAATAGCTTGCGGCCATTTCATTAAATCCATCGAGATTGATGATGACGTCAAATTCGGCGCCTAACGATAAGTAGTAAGCCAGTTGCATTAATTGCTGTGGCTGCTTGTATGCGCCCATAGCCATGTTATAGACGACCACTTCTTTACCTTCAAATTCGGGGATTGAGCGCATAACTTTGTCAAAATAGCGCTTACTACCTCCACGTACTGTGCCATCTGCAAAAGAGCCGCCCAGTACCCCGACTACGGCTGTTTTATCTGAACGTTTTGCTAGTGGCCGATCAGTATCGACCTTGATTCGTGAGGCGCATTGAGTTTTGTCAGATGACTTGCAATTGGGGTCAATCCTTTTGCCGTCGATCGAGAAGCCGACATAGGGATGTAATATCGGTGTCTGAATAACGTTATTTTGCTCGGCATTCGCGGGTACGAATACGGCGCTCTTATCTTTAGCTTGGGCGGCTTCAAGTTTCGCCGATTGCAGTGACGCTATATTGTAATCACCAAATTTGATGCGGTAAGCAGCATACGCCGTTAACTCGATTAGCCCGTAGGTAAATGACAGTAAAATTAGAGTGAATAGGGCTTTTTTCATCTTTCGGTAGGTCCGAGTCGACAGCTTGTTAATATAAGGCCGTAGTGTAACGCCTTCGAATTAGGCATCACAAGGGTGAGTCTCGATTGATGCTTGCAGTACGATCACACAGCAGTCAAACTCTAGACTATTAACCTAACACTCCCCACGCGTGAGCATAACTTTATGAAGGTTTCACTTTTACTTACTGGTAATGAGTTGATGACTGGTGACACGGTCGACTCTAACTCGGCCTATATTGCGCAGTCGTTGAAGGATATCAATTTAGTTCCTTTTATCAAAACCGTGGTAGGTGACGATTTGACACTGCTCGTGAAGTCGATTCAGGAGTTATCAGCTGTCACCGACGTGCTTATTGTAAACGGTGGTCTTGGGCCAACGGTAGATGATCTGACGGCGCAAGCGCTATCGATGGCGGTCGGTTCGCCTTTAGCGCGCAATGCGCAAGCTTTTGAGAAGCTGGACGAATGGGCGCAGCGACGTGGTTTTGTGATAACCGAATCCAACCTAAAACAAGCTGAATTGCCTGCGGTTTGTGACATCATTGATAATCCCAAGGGCTCGGCTGTTGGGTTTCGGTGCGAATACAATGGGTGTTTGATTATGTGTACGCCCGGCGTACCAAGTGAGCTCAAACCGATGGTTGAGAATCATTTGTTGCCACTAATCCGCGCACATGGCGCAATCACAACAGTAAGCGATATTACACGCATTCGGGTGTTTGGTATCACGGAATCGGGTTTGCAGGATACGGTTAATGAAGTCTTTCCAGATTGGCCGCCCGAAGTAGATTTAGGATTTCGTGTGCAAATGCCCGTGATCGAGGTGAAGTTAGCAACCTTGAGTGAGGATGCTCGAGTGCTAAACGAAACCTGGACAAAAAAATTTATTGATCACTTTTCTGACTATGTGATTGGTTATGATGACGTGCGCTTAAGCCAAGCGTTGAATGCCGCATTGATGGAAAAACGCTTAGTGTTGAGCACGGCTGAATCGTGTACTGGTGGCTTGATTGCTGCTGGGATTACCAGTGAAGCCGGTGCTTCAAGTGTGTTCCAGGCCGGCTATGTGACGTATTCTAATGCAGCGAAACACCGAGACCTCGGTGTGTCACTGGAAGCGTTAGACGAGTTCGGCGCGGTTAGTGAGCAAGTGGTAACTGAGATGGTTGCTGGTGCACTGAGCCGTTCCGGAGCCGATATTGCCTTAGCGATATCGGGGATTGCCGGCCCAGATGGTGGTTCGCCCGACAAGCCAGTTGGAACGGTTTGGATGGCGTGGGGAGAGGTGGGTCAAATTCAAGCTCGTAAGTTCTATTTTCCTACGCAGCGTCTAGCCTTTCAGCGCACTGCATCCGCTATTGCGATGGACTTGGTTCGGCGTCATGTATTGGGCTTACCGACTGACGTAGATTACTTTAGCGAGTTGAAAAAAAAGCGCTAGCGAATCTTGTCAAAACGCACGGTTAGGCTTGTTGTTAGGCCGCGCCGTGTTGTGCGAAGTCGAGCATGGCTTGGCAAACGGTAGTCAGGTCAGCGTCGGACATAATAAACGGCGGCATCACGTAAAGTAGTTTTCCAAACGGGCGTACCCATACGCCCCGTGCTACAAAAAATGCTTGGGCGGTAACCGGGTCAATAGGCTCAACCATTTCGATTATGCCAATACCGCCTAACACACGCACATCGGCGACTGTACTCAGCTGCTGTGCTGGCATCAATTGGTCCTTTAAAGTACGTTCTAGGCGTTTTACTTGGGCAGCCCAGTCTTGGTTCAATAACAGCTTTAGACTGGCGTTGGCGGCAGCGCAGGCTAGTGGATTACCCATAAAGGTTGGACCGTGCATAAAAACACCGCCATTTTGCGAAATGCCTTGCGCTATTTTCGACGACGTTAGCGTTGCCGCGAGCGTCATATATCCTCCGGTTAAGGCTTTGCCAACGCACAGTATGTCGGGCGTTATTTCGGCCCATTCGCACGCAAATAATTTTCCAGTACGGCCAAATCCGGTAGCAATTTCATCGGCTATTAACAATACATGGTAGTGATCACACAGTTGCCTGACACGCTTAAGGTAGTCAGGATGGTACAGCCACATTCCGCCGGCGCCTTGCACGATTGGCTCCAAAATAATGGCGGCGATATCGGCATGATGTTGAGCAAAAACGGCTTCTAGATCGGCCAAGCTTGCGGCTGAAAAGGGAGTCTCAAATCGACTACTGGGGCGCTCAGTGAAAAACTGGGGGGTAACGGCTTGGTTGAATAAGTGGTGCATGCCGGTATCTGGATCGCAGACGGACATGGCGGCAAATGTATCGCCGTGATAACCACCGCGTAGCGATAATAATTTACGCTTCTTGGTTTGGCCAGTGGCTTGCCAGTATTGCAGTGCCATTTTGATCGCGACTTCGACGCTAATCGATCCTGAGTCTGCTAGGAACACGTGCTGGAGCGCTTCCGGCGTGATGTCGATCAGCGTTTTGCATAGCGTAATTGCTGGTTCATGGGTAATGCCGCCGAACATGACGTGGGACATTGCGCTTAGCTGAGTGTGGAGCGCTGCATTGATATCTGGATGGTTGTAGCCATGAATTGCACACCACCAAGATGCCATGCCATCGATAAGCTCTCGCCCATCGGCCAATTTTAAGCGAACTCCTTCGGCACTGGTAACCAGTTGTGTTGGCAGTGGCGCGGTGGCGGATGTGTAAGGGTGCCAAATGTGCGCTTGATCGAAGGCCAGTAGGTCTGAAGTCATTAGAAAAATAGCAGCTTAATGATGAATGCGACGATCACGATGTTCAGGGTTATCTTGATCGGACCGATACCCTGTTTAATTTGCATGTTAGCGGCTAACCACGCACCGATCCAAGTGCCGATGCCGAGTGCAATACCGTACATCCACGCCAGCTCAAGTTGTGCCGCAAATACGCTCAAGGCGACCACCGTGTAGCACAACACAATAAATACTTTATGCGCATTGGTGGTAACTAAATCCAGTTGCATAACTCGGTTGAGTATAGGCATGAGCAAAAAGCCGACGCCGATATGGATTAAGCCGCCCCAAAATCCAATTAAAACCATTAAGGCGTGTCCAGCTATGAGTCGATTGCGCGACGGCGAGTCGTTAACGCTGATGGTTTTGGGTTGCGGTAGCGACATGACGATCAACACAATAACCATGACGATGGCTAACAGTGTATTGAATTGGTCGTTGGGAATTCGAGATGCCAGTGACGCACCGATTAAGGTACCTGGAATCGTGCATAAGCCCAAAGTCAGGCTAAGTCGAAAGTTCGAAATTCCCTTGCGGTAAAATGCCCACACAGCTGAGATGTTCTGCGGCAGAATAGCAATGCGATTAGTGCCGTTGGCAACGGTGCCAGGAACTCCCAAGAAAATCATCACTGGCACGGACAGCATAGAGCCGCCGCCAGCCATGACATTTAGGAAGCCGGTGGCAATTCCGGTAACGGTAAGAAGTAATAGCTCTAACATGCACGGATTGTATCGAAAAACCGAGGCTAGCAGGGGGCGCATCGCACAAAATAACTTGTTACACTGTGGCTATGCATCTGTATTCTCAATCCTATCCGTCCGACATCGGGCAATTCGCAGCTCAGACCCCACCGGTCATCATTATTCCCGGTTTATTTGGCTCCACCAGCAATTGGCGTGGCTTCGCGCAAGCACTCGGAGCTTATTACCCTGTGGTGGTCATAGACCAGCGTAACCATGGTCGCTCGCCGCATGCTCCGTCGCACACCTATCAAGATATGGTTGACGACTTGCTTGAATTTATCGATCAACACTCATTCGACAAGGTAATTCTGTGCGGGCACAGTATGGGCGGCAAAGTCGCTATGCTGTTTAGCCATCAATACCCAAAACGCGTTGCTAAGCTAGCCGTGTTGGATATTGCACCGATCACTTACCCGCATAGCCACGCGGCGTATCTAGAGGCGATGTTGGCGATCGACTTGAGTACTTTAGCTTCGCGCGCAGAAGCCGATAAAATATTGAAGCCAGCAATACCGGATACCGCAACGAGGTTGTTTCTGTTGCAAAGTTTAGTTGGGTCTCCTACGGAGTATCGATGGCGCTTAAATTTATCAGCATTATTAGAATATATGCCGCAAATAGTCGGTTTTCCGGAGGCTTCTTTAACTGGCGACGTTGGTCAGCTAGAGACAGTGTTTATTTATGGTGAGTCGTCGGATTATGTGCAAGTTCAGCATCATGAACTTATTCGTGCGCATTTCTCAACGGCGCAGTTTGTGGGGATTCCCAACGCCGGACATTGGCTGCACGCGGAGCAGCCTAAATTGGTATTGCGCGCGGTTTTAGATTTTTTAGGGATAAGTGAAACAAATGACTGAAATTAGTAATGAATCGGCTGATGATCAGGTCAATTACGACATGATGGATAAAAACCGAAAATACGCCTTACTGATCGAAGCCCATTCGCAGGATTTGTACAAGTACGCACTGTGGCTCTGTAAAGATAAGAATATGGCTGAAGATGTGATGCAAGAAGCGTTTTTACGCGCTTGGAAGTCACTCGATAATTTGCGTGAAGCCAAAGCCGCTAAGGGCTGGCTGTTTACGATATTTCGTCGTGAGCATGCGCGTCAATTTGAACGCAAACAATTTAAGTATAACGACGTGGAAGAAATGGATACCATCGCTGATGCTCAAAAGGGTTACGACGATCGCCCCGAAGCATTTGCGCTACGTAATGCGTTAAAGCGCCTGCCCGATGATTATCGTGAACCGCTAGAGATGCAGGTGTTAGGTGGATTTTCATGTGATGAAATAGCCACCATTCTCGAAATAAGCTCGAGTGCCGTGATGACAAGATTGTTCCGAGCGCGTAAAAAAATGCGCCAAGTTTTAGGGCACGAGTCGGTGCCTCAATTGGGAGTAGTGGGCGACTAAGTTAGTTACATGATTATTACCGTCCTAGTGAACAAATTAACAGAAGATTTATAGAGCATGAATTGTTTAGAATTTAAGAGGTTAGCGTTATCCGACCCGCACAACCAAGCGCACGAATTTGTGTCGCATAGTCATGCGTGTCCTGACTGCCTAAAATACGTTGGCGGAGTCAAGCAGATGGACGCTGACTTGGCGGACAGCTTAGAAGTAAAAGTGCCAAGCGATTTGATGGCCCGTCTGAAGCTCAATCAAGAGCTAGCGAACGAAGCAGAGGAGGATGAAAATTCATCGTCGTTCCGATTTGCAGGTAAGTTTCGCGGCTATTCGATTGCCGCTAGTTTAGCCATAGCGGTCTTTGTGGCAGGTTTTATAGCGAGCAATCAATTTGGACTGAATCAACAGATTGACAGTGACTATCAGTCTCTATTGGCTGGCGTGGTAGAGCATATGCGTGAGCAGCCAATGACTCCAGTGGTAGATGCAGCCATCGCTAACCGCGATGCCAAAACGCTATTGGCGAGCTACGATAGCGATATGAAATTGAAGTATTTGAGTAACCTGCAATTCACTCGGATATGTCCGATGGGGCAATATCGTGGACTGCATGCTACTTTGGATACGCCGGATGGCCAGGTGACGTTTGCCTACATTAAAGGTGATTCAGTCGGTCAATTACTCGACACTGGATATGAGGGCATGATTACTCGCGTAAAACCAGTGCGCGGAGGTAACTTGATTATTCTGAGTCGTACCAACAGTGCATTGCAACAAGCCGACCAACAGCTTGAAGATGCGATGTATTGGGATATCTAGGCCGGGCTGTTAGCCAAATCGTTGATCGGCAACAAAAGGGTTGGTTCGGCGCTCGTGTCCAAAGTTGGACATCGGACCATGCCCTGGGATAAATTGAATATCATCGCCGAGCGGAAATAAACGATTTCGAATTGAATCGATCAGTTGTTGTTGATTACCTTGGGGAAAATCAGAGCGCCCGATCGAACCTTGGAATAATACATCGCCAACTGCCGCAAAATGCTGCGATTGCTCCACAAAAACCACGTGCCCCGGTGTGTGTCCGGGGCAATGGGCGACGTTAAACGTCAAGTTGCCCAATGCTACTTGATCGCCATGTTCCAGCCATTGGTCGGGAGTAAACGTCTCGCCGTCAAAGCCAAAGCGTTGGCACTGTTCGGGTAGTAAATCAATCCAGAACTGATCGGCCTTATGTGGGCCAATAATTGGGACTCCAGTGGCGCGCGCTAATTCAGCAGTACCGCCCGCGTGATCTAAATGGGCATGCGTAATCAGAATTTTATCGAGCTCCAGCTCCAATTTGCCTAACACACCTCGAATTCTTTCGATTTCGCCGCCGGGATCAATCACTGCCGCTAAGCGGGTATCACTGCACCAGACGACGCTGCAGTTTTGTGCAAATGGTGTGACTGGAATAATTTCAAATTTCAATGTCATGCCGGACTACTGCTTTGGTTGTTTGATCGGCACGTCGACGGTGATTTGCTGTCCATCTGCAGTGCTAAAAACGATCTTGGTAGATTGGCCTTCGAGCAAGCTTTTTTTCGGTTTCATTAGCATGACGTGCTTACCCATTGGTTCAAAACTAGCTGATTCGCCGGGCGCTAACTCAAGTGTGGCTAGATGTTCCATGCTCATTACATCGTTTTGCATAATTGATTCATGCATCATGCTCATGGCAAAGTCTGGACTGCTGACAGCGGTTAAACTAATGGTTTTCGTCGATGTGTTTTGCACGATAAAATAGGCCGCCATGCTAGTCGCGGTTGGCGGCGCAGGTCGAATCCACGCGTCGGAAAATAGCAGGGCGCTTGTATTTGAAGGTGTTGTATTTTCGGTTAGGGCGCTAGTCGCTTGAGTCGTGCTGGTGTTTGATGTTGCTTGGTTGATGCCTTGATACTTAGCAAGATCAATTAAGTCGGCGGTGATTTCATCAGCTTTGTGTGGCGCGGTAATCACGCCGGCGTACTGGCCTTGCGGGTTAATCAGTATTAGCGCCGCGCTATGGTCGACATCATAGGCACCATTGTCGGCCGCTTTGTCTTTAAAAAACAAGACGCCGACTTGCTTCGCGAACTCGGTGGTATCACTGACATTGGCTCGCAGTCCGACAAATTCGTTATCGAAAAATGGCACATAATTGGCAAGTCGTTCGACACTATCGCGCTCAGGATCGACCGTTACCATGATCACTTTATTGTTTGACCAAAAACCGGCCTCAGATACACGCTGCTTCACTTGCTTAAGCGTTTGCATGGTGGTTGGGCAGACATCGGGGCAGTGCGTGAAACCGAAAAAAATGATGCTCCAGTGGCCTTGGAATTGGTCTACGTTAACCGTGTCACCGCGGTGATCAGTAAATGTAACTGGGGCTAAGTCTCTAGGCGTTGGTAATAGAATTAATTTTTTAAATTCAGGTTGTGGTGGTGCCGATTGGCTACCTAGTTGGATATAGACGCCGATGCCAATTGCGAGTAATGCGACGAGAATAAAGACGGGGTTTACTTTACCAAGCTGATATTTCATGGTTCTGGATTGTGGTTGGAATCGGGTTTATGTGGGGTCGGTTGCGCTCCAAAAAGCGTGCAGAGTATAGCTCAACTTGAGTGACGAGTCCTACACTGTCAAAGCATGTGGCGTAGCGAACTCGGTATGGCTTAAACCGCTTCTACGTGCAGAATGCTACCGTTGACGTCGACGACTTTGACCTTGGTGCCAACAGCGGCATCGTCACCGGCTACTTTCCATTGGCTATCGTCAACGCGGACTTTACCAAAACCGTTGACGATCGGTTCCGATAGCACTAAAACTCGGCCCTTATAGCCATGATTGCGGCGATTTAGCTGAGGTTGATCGGTAGTTGAATCTTCGTCATTGCGTACGAATTTCTTCCAAGCGACCAGCGATAAGACACTAAATATACCAAACAGCAAATACTGTATTCCCCACGCTAGCTCAGGTACGAAAAACTTCAGGGCAGCGGAGGCCGTTGCGGCAATTCCAAGCCATAAAAAGAACGCGCCAGGAGCGAATAATTCTAATCCAAAAAACACGCAGGCTAGGGCTAACCAGTGCCAAAATGAGGGGTTGTAAAATTGTTCGTCCATTATTCGGCCTTAAGATTTCTTGTCGAATGCTTCTTTGGCAAGTTCAGATATGCCGCCAATCGAACCAATAACACTCGAGGCTTCGAGTGGCATGAAGATTACTTTCTGATTATCTGCGCTGGCCATTTTGGTTAGCGCTTGAATATATTCTTGCGCAACGAAGTAGTTTACCGCTTGAATGCTACCTTCACTGATAGCAGTCGACACCATTTTAGTTGCTTGCGCCTCGGCTTGCGCTTCACGTTCGCGCGCTTCGGCATCGCGAAAAGCGGCTTCCTTGCGGCCTTCGGCTTCGAGGACTGCCGCTGTTTTTTGACCTTCTGCCCGTAAAATTTCAGATTGTTTGAAGCCTTCGGACTCTAGAATCGCGGCTCGTTTTTCGCGTTCAGCCTTCATTTGTCGAGCCATCGCATCGACTAAATCCTGCGGTGGCGCAATATCTTTGATCTCGATGCGCGTGACCTTAACGCCCCAAGGCGTGGTTGCTTCGTCAACAACGTGCAGCAATGCCGAGTTAATATTGTCGCGCTTAGACAGCGACTCATCGAGGTCCATAGAGCCCAGCACGGTTCGTATGTTGGTCATGGTTAAGTTGAGAATCGCTAGCTCAAGCTTATTTACCTCATAGGAGGCTTTGGCTGCGTCTATGACTTGAAAAAACACGACACCGTCGACACGCACCACGGCGTTGTCTTTGGTGATAACTTCTTGTGACATGACATCCAGCACTTGCTCCATCATGTTTTGCTTTCTACCAATCTTATCGACCAGTGGAATAATGATGCGGAGTCCTGGTCTGAGGGTTTGGGTATATCTTCCAAAACGCTCAACCGTGTACTCAAAGCCTTGTGGCACCACGACTGCCATGGATTTTAAAAACAGTAATAAGAATACCGCGCCGGCTATATAGAACCAAGATTCCATTTTTGTCTCCTGAGGTGGGTTATTGTTTATAATATGAGCCCCTAGGCCCAAATTACAAGCGGCGATTCACTTTCTATATGACGTTTATCTGTATGACGACTAAATCAGTCCTGAGTCAAGCAACCGAGTTGACTGATTGGTCCGCGGCATTTTCGCAGCTGGCGTACGCCAGTGAGCCGCCACAGGCTGTCGGCGTAATTAAATCTTGCCCGACCGACTTTCAAGTCGACGAACAAATGGCACATACACCAACTGGTGAAGGTGAGCACATTTGGTTGAAGGTGCGAAAAGAACGACAAAATACTGAGCAAGTAGCAAAAGGCCTTGCGCGCTTTGCGAGCGTGGCTTTAAGAGATGTCGGATATTCTGGTCTTAAAGATTTTCAGGCCGTCACAACCCAATGGTTTAGTGTTTGGCTGCCCAAGAGTGCCGGGCCAGATTGGAGTGGTTTTGATATGTTTGGCGTCGAATTACTCGAGGTCAGTCGTCATTCGCGTAAATTGAAGCGTG
Encoded here:
- a CDS encoding DUF3379 family protein — protein: MNCLEFKRLALSDPHNQAHEFVSHSHACPDCLKYVGGVKQMDADLADSLEVKVPSDLMARLKLNQELANEAEEDENSSSFRFAGKFRGYSIAASLAIAVFVAGFIASNQFGLNQQIDSDYQSLLAGVVEHMREQPMTPVVDAAIANRDAKTLLASYDSDMKLKYLSNLQFTRICPMGQYRGLHATLDTPDGQVTFAYIKGDSVGQLLDTGYEGMITRVKPVRGGNLIILSRTNSALQQADQQLEDAMYWDI
- a CDS encoding sulfite exporter TauE/SafE family protein, yielding MLELLLLTVTGIATGFLNVMAGGGSMLSVPVMIFLGVPGTVANGTNRIAILPQNISAVWAFYRKGISNFRLSLTLGLCTIPGTLIGASLASRIPNDQFNTLLAIVMVIVLIVMSLPQPKTISVNDSPSRNRLIAGHALMVLIGFWGGLIHIGVGFLLMPILNRVMQLDLVTTNAHKVFIVLCYTVVALSVFAAQLELAWMYGIALGIGTWIGAWLAANMQIKQGIGPIKITLNIVIVAFIIKLLFF
- a CDS encoding acyltransferase family protein, which codes for MNELNQKLSKTAYILIVGTFVATYSILTWYFSATVGRVVLEGKFPVGAVVTLEFENYFGGVVRQEIALADRPLRDKQRVSTERINAPVKRFTLAFSLDKVNTPPGKSVVNLYNIQIEQPFSDFTVISKAQLPSFFASDSFFGGRNSYIQLKENSDRSQLTAELESIQALPRAEWYWSVFPALFLSFIVWLVARNHRWSDIPAFRDMSLGRKISTQAEFDSINGIRGLAALLVLFSHAAPGFEAVNMGIAILFVISGFLLSKPFVLNPSQIFDWQKVESYLVKRIKRILPMYYTFIFISYVLTMEFDTAARNFLFVEASGHLWPMTQIFAFYMLLPLVLLLTTGLFRVNKLLPVVVLCAASYLWLQTMSDWQPFYNGRYFKEFYLYAFLLGVAGAYLHFGFGKLMWTDRWPNLLACVVLAALVLAIAWSAPVAPPAFIRPFIASFYGKCVVSLLLIILILRLSHTWLRLLIANPLFRSVGVVGFSFYLLHGLGMQMANHLLTAVLGISETDPRSWTLVVLAFAMTYLMSLISYSYVERPFFGYREAPLNTSNQGFKG
- a CDS encoding alpha/beta fold hydrolase, producing the protein MHLYSQSYPSDIGQFAAQTPPVIIIPGLFGSTSNWRGFAQALGAYYPVVVIDQRNHGRSPHAPSHTYQDMVDDLLEFIDQHSFDKVILCGHSMGGKVAMLFSHQYPKRVAKLAVLDIAPITYPHSHAAYLEAMLAIDLSTLASRAEADKILKPAIPDTATRLFLLQSLVGSPTEYRWRLNLSALLEYMPQIVGFPEASLTGDVGQLETVFIYGESSDYVQVQHHELIRAHFSTAQFVGIPNAGHWLHAEQPKLVLRAVLDFLGISETND
- a CDS encoding CinA family nicotinamide mononucleotide deamidase-related protein, translating into MKVSLLLTGNELMTGDTVDSNSAYIAQSLKDINLVPFIKTVVGDDLTLLVKSIQELSAVTDVLIVNGGLGPTVDDLTAQALSMAVGSPLARNAQAFEKLDEWAQRRGFVITESNLKQAELPAVCDIIDNPKGSAVGFRCEYNGCLIMCTPGVPSELKPMVENHLLPLIRAHGAITTVSDITRIRVFGITESGLQDTVNEVFPDWPPEVDLGFRVQMPVIEVKLATLSEDARVLNETWTKKFIDHFSDYVIGYDDVRLSQALNAALMEKRLVLSTAESCTGGLIAAGITSEAGASSVFQAGYVTYSNAAKHRDLGVSLEALDEFGAVSEQVVTEMVAGALSRSGADIALAISGIAGPDGGSPDKPVGTVWMAWGEVGQIQARKFYFPTQRLAFQRTASAIAMDLVRRHVLGLPTDVDYFSELKKKR
- the bioA gene encoding adenosylmethionine--8-amino-7-oxononanoate transaminase; the protein is MTSDLLAFDQAHIWHPYTSATAPLPTQLVTSAEGVRLKLADGRELIDGMASWWCAIHGYNHPDINAALHTQLSAMSHVMFGGITHEPAITLCKTLIDITPEALQHVFLADSGSISVEVAIKMALQYWQATGQTKKRKLLSLRGGYHGDTFAAMSVCDPDTGMHHLFNQAVTPQFFTERPSSRFETPFSAASLADLEAVFAQHHADIAAIILEPIVQGAGGMWLYHPDYLKRVRQLCDHYHVLLIADEIATGFGRTGKLFACEWAEITPDILCVGKALTGGYMTLAATLTSSKIAQGISQNGGVFMHGPTFMGNPLACAAANASLKLLLNQDWAAQVKRLERTLKDQLMPAQQLSTVADVRVLGGIGIIEMVEPIDPVTAQAFFVARGVWVRPFGKLLYVMPPFIMSDADLTTVCQAMLDFAQHGAA
- a CDS encoding sigma-70 family RNA polymerase sigma factor, producing MTEISNESADDQVNYDMMDKNRKYALLIEAHSQDLYKYALWLCKDKNMAEDVMQEAFLRAWKSLDNLREAKAAKGWLFTIFRREHARQFERKQFKYNDVEEMDTIADAQKGYDDRPEAFALRNALKRLPDDYREPLEMQVLGGFSCDEIATILEISSSAVMTRLFRARKKMRQVLGHESVPQLGVVGD
- a CDS encoding SCO family protein, which translates into the protein MKYQLGKVNPVFILVALLAIGIGVYIQLGSQSAPPQPEFKKLILLPTPRDLAPVTFTDHRGDTVNVDQFQGHWSIIFFGFTHCPDVCPTTMQTLKQVKQRVSEAGFWSNNKVIMVTVDPERDSVERLANYVPFFDNEFVGLRANVSDTTEFAKQVGVLFFKDKAADNGAYDVDHSAALILINPQGQYAGVITAPHKADEITADLIDLAKYQGINQATSNTSTTQATSALTENTTPSNTSALLFSDAWIRPAPPTATSMAAYFIVQNTSTKTISLTAVSSPDFAMSMMHESIMQNDVMSMEHLATLELAPGESASFEPMGKHVMLMKPKKSLLEGQSTKIVFSTADGQQITVDVPIKQPKQ
- a CDS encoding MBL fold metallo-hydrolase, producing the protein MTLKFEIIPVTPFAQNCSVVWCSDTRLAAVIDPGGEIERIRGVLGKLELELDKILITHAHLDHAGGTAELARATGVPIIGPHKADQFWIDLLPEQCQRFGFDGETFTPDQWLEHGDQVALGNLTFNVAHCPGHTPGHVVFVEQSQHFAAVGDVLFQGSIGRSDFPQGNQQQLIDSIRNRLFPLGDDIQFIPGHGPMSNFGHERRTNPFVADQRFG